The Labeo rohita strain BAU-BD-2019 chromosome 19, IGBB_LRoh.1.0, whole genome shotgun sequence genome window below encodes:
- the si:ch73-109i22.2 gene encoding hematopoietic SH2 domain-containing protein yields MDFDYQKLKDAESHQREQRLSALPVQHPRPKPRPSVVPENHPTTKKPPVKPRRSIKCRSTAQQETEKLNQGPQKENETTVKRIDPALVLGPVRPLESLAPSLRAHTLLWFERTQLPRLHRPGQPLPRWLHGFATRREAEQLLQDKPQGCFLLRLSESKIGFVLSYRGEDRCRHFIVEEEECGSSGSVYLIAGEHSRHRSLDELISYYTHNPVGPFNEILTVPCIQPDGGFAEINRWTVKDGEEERNGKAMNQEEQTKLPMAVGPAVLNSLSTNPSLQTTSVTEEPVQYAAVRKPLKKTYSLPECKCGTEIAPPGLENGSFEHAERPINLSPTVDQASFVDVPYARVNKPPRAVSENTPNFSAHPDLQGATAAFIPPSIPNFDTTAGDPKYWKLEPIHTYEETPHTRRRPEEIDCYAVGWRRQASGDEVNLPKNHLYSEVNIRGAQEGLAVPRPGPSLPLRPPPRSAHGPLRPELTGQSFGVPPLTTQPQNSGFHHSEQPYLNASASSIYEQIPERPTSSRACPPPPNPKR; encoded by the exons ATGGACTTTGACTACCAAAAACTTAAAG ATGCTGAATCTCACCAGAGAGAACAGCGACTGAGCGCTCTTCCTGTCCAACATCCAAGACCAAAGCCCCGTCCATCTGTAGTTCCAGAGAACCATCCCACAACCAAGAAACCTCCCGTAAAGCCCCGGCGGAGCATAAAATGTCGTTCCACAGCACAACAAGAGACAGAGAAATTAAACCAGGGACCTCAGAAGGAAAATGAG ACGACAGTGAAGCGGATAGATCCTGCTCTGGTTTTGGGTCCCGTGAGGCCCCTGGAGTCTCTGGCTCCATCTCTGCGTGCTCACACTCTGCTGTGGTTTGAAAGAACGCAGCTGCCTCGACTGCACAGGCCCGGACAGCCTCTTCCCCGCTGGCTCCATGGTTTCGCTACACGCAG GGAAGCGGAACAGCTGCTGCAGGATAAGCCACAAGGCTGTTTCCTGTTGAGGCTCAGCGAGTCAAAGATCGGCTTTGTGCTGTCTTACAg AGGAGAGGACCGGTGTCGTCATTTCATAGTTGAAGAGGAGGAGTGTGGATCatctggtagtgtatatctaaTTGCTGGAGAACACAGCCGTCATAGAAGCCTGGATGAACTAATCAGCTACTACACCCATAATCCTGTGGGGCCCTTTAATGAGATACTGACTGTGCCTTGTATACAG CCTGATGGGGGCTTTGCGGAAATTAATAGGTGGACTGTGAAGGATGGAGAAGAAGAGAGAAATGGAAAAGCAATGAATCAAGAGGAGCAAACAAAACTGCCCATGGCCGTCGGTCCAGCTGTTCTGAATTCATTATCCACAAACCCCTCCTTACAGACCACTTCTGTTACAGAAGAGCCTGTGCAGTATGCAGCCGTGAGAAAGCCACTAAAAAAGACCTACTCGCTGCCAGAATGCAAGTGTGGAACTGAAATAGCGCCACCTGGTTTAGAA AATGGCAGTTTTGAGCATGCTGAAAGACCCATAAATCTTAGTCCAACAGTGGATCAAGCTTCTTTTGTGGATGTCCCATATGCTCGAGTTAACAAACCCCCCAGAGCAGTATCAGAAAATACCCCCAACTTTAGTGCCCACCCTGACCTCCAGGGAGCAACAGCAGCCTTTATTCCTCCATCCATCCCAAACTTTGACACAACAGCAGGAGACCCAAAATACTGGAAATTGGAGCCCATTCACACTTATGAAGAAACCCCCCACACACGCAGACGTCCAGAAGAGATTGACTGCTATGCCGTGGGGTGGAGGAGGCAGGCGTCAGGAGATGAAG TTAACCTTCCAAAGAATCACCTGTATTCAGAGGTGAACATCAGGGGTGCCCAAGAAGGCCTTGCTGTACCAAGACCCGGGCCTAGTCTTCCTCTTAGACCACCCCCAAGATCTGCTCATGGTCCTTTGCGACCAGAGCTCACCGGACAG AGTTTTGGTGTGCCTCCACTGACGACTCAACCTCAAAACTCTGGTTTTCATCATTCAGAGCAGCCATATCTGAATGCTTCCGCCAGCTCCATTTATGAGCAGATTCCAGAAAGACCAACCAGCTCTAGAGCATGTCCGCCCCCACCAAACCCCAAACGCTGA